One part of the Musa acuminata AAA Group cultivar baxijiao chromosome BXJ1-5, Cavendish_Baxijiao_AAA, whole genome shotgun sequence genome encodes these proteins:
- the LOC135673826 gene encoding ras-related protein RABH1b-like, which yields MAPVSALAKYKLVFLGDQSVGKTSIITRFMYDKFDNTYQATIGIDFLSKTMYLEDRTVRLQLWDTAGQERFRSLIPSYIRDSSVAVIVYDVASRQSFLNTSKWIEEVRTERGSDVIIVLVGNKTDLVDKRQVPIEEGEAKAQELGVMFIETSAKAGFNIKALFRKIAAALPGMENLSSAKQEDMVDVNLRSSNANSSQSQSQSGGCKC from the exons ATGGCCCCGGTGTCGGCGCTCGCCAAGTACAAGCTGGTATTCCTGGGGGATCAGTCGGTGGGGAAGACGAGCATCATCACCAGATTCATGTACGATAAGTTCGACAACACCTATCAG GCTACGATTGGGATAGATTTTCTATCGAAGACTATGTACCTTGAAGATCGAACAGTCAGACTGCAGCTCTG GGACACAGCTGGACAGGAAAGATTTAGGAGCCTTATCCCAAGTTATATTCGGGACTCCTCGGTTGCAGTCATTGTATATGATGTAGCAA GTAGACAATCCTTCTTGAATACTTCAAAATGGATTGAAGAGGTTCGTACAGAGAGGGGAAGTGATGTTATCATTGTCCTTGTTGGAAACAAAACCGACCTTGTTGACAAGAG GCAAGTTCCAATAGAGGAAGGAGAAGCTAAAGCACAGGAACTTGGTGTCATGTTTATTGAAACAAGCGCAAAAGCTGGCTTCAATATAAAG GCTCTTTTCCGAAAGATCGCTGCTGCTCTTCCAGGGATGGAGAATCTTTCTTCGGCAAAGCAGGAAGACATGGTGGATGTAAACTTGAGGTCATCAAATGCGAATTCATCCCAATCACAGTCCCAGTCTGGTGGTTGTAAGTGTTGA